The genomic region AACAACAATTTAGTGAACTCATAAAAAAATTCACATCTATTTCTATATCTTTTATACACTATAACAAAGTATAAGTATACTGAAAATAACTCACACACAAAATATCACATTCACGCTATATCGAGATCTTAAATCTGTAGATTCTGTGCACTAGTGATGGCCAAATCTTGCGTCATCCGCAGTGAGAGACATTAGGGGTTTGCAGAGCCTCATCATTCTCGTCGTTTGGACGCTCTGGTGCGAGAGAAACTCGCGAATTTTTTTACCATAAAGAGGCGACTATTACCTAGGTTGTGGTAAAGATTAAGGAGGAACCCCTCTTGTGGAAACCAGGTGGGGCAAAGCATCTTGCCAATTTGGTGTCATTTTTGGGTTTTTAGGACTATAGCGTGGGGTAAATGCGTAATCATTCTTTATATTTCTCTTTAGCCTCTTTTTTATGAATTGTGAACTTTAGCCTTCTAGGACGCATCTCTCTTTTTAATATAATAGGCAACCCTCTTATTGATTTTTCATTTTAAAAATATCTTAAACCTTTATCTATGTACGATTTTATCTTCTCCAATCAACACACGAAACTGAATAAGCAACAACAATAAAATGCAAATCATATGGAATTGAGTCTATTCGATGATTTTATTTTGTGTTCATGAACAATATATGTAAGGACATATTTATAGGAAACGAGGTTGGTTAGTGCAAAATTTTCAAGTTTTTTTTTCACATCTGACACCACTTCCTCGTGCAAGACATTTTGGAAGAGATCTTAGATGCTTTCAGTATCGAGATGCATCATTTGGCTTCAAACAGAATATCGAAAATTGTTCTCTTTATCTGGGCTATTAAATTCAAAGAGTTTACTTCAAATATTGTTGATTTGCATGCTTTGCTCGAAATGCATTGCCAATTTTTTTAAAAATCATATAATTGATGGAGGTAAGTTTATTAATTACTTTGGATGTTGTAGCTTCAAACCCTGTTGCAATGTGAAGAAAAAATGCTCCTGCAACAAAGAATAAGTGACATGATGATTAACCGGAATAGGTTCCAATGGTTGAGGAGAGAGACCAAAGTGGCACGATGACAAGGTTTCCACCGGTTGCGAAGATGAGCATGAGTGCCTTCAAATGCAATGCAAGCCTTTGCTGGAGTACGCTCTAGCTTATTTCCAAGAATATGGGACAACTTATAATCTTGGTTCTTCTCTTCAAGGCAGAAGGTGTATGGTAGAGGACTATATGGCAGCCTAAGTTTGGCCTCTTTGGCATAGTTGGACGTCCATGTGTTTTTTGTTTTAAAGAAAATTGGATGAAAGTTACTCGACCCCGTCAATTTAACAGTGACATTGAATTTGTCGAGGCTGTTGAGATGAAGACATGCCAGATTGAGGGTATTTTACTAATAAGGAGATTTTAGGTGTGAATGACAAACGCTTCAGCCGAATACTTAAAAGACTGGCTAAGAAGAACAAAGCTAATTTGGTGGAGGTTTCATCCAACAGTGATGAGGAAAGAACACCAACTCTGGTAGAAGTAGAGTATGTTGCTGCATCAAAGAGTTTTTTTTTTTTGTGGAAAACTTCAGCGTGTAGTTTTATTGGTCAGCAATGTTTGTTTGGCAGTAGCATGCATGAGTCCGATTCTCTGACCATCTCCATTTACCGGTGCCCTGGTTATTATCCCCCCATCACAAGAGTGGCCAACATGCAGCCCCTGAAACCTGGCGAAGTCCAAGGGGGAGCGAGGAGACGAACGTGTGGCCACGGTGAGGTGGGGATCCGGTCCTTCACCCCTTCAACTTGGGATTCCCTCTCTATTTAGCCATCCGTCCGGTGCACGATGCTACAAGCTCCTCGTCACCAGTCAGAAAACAGTGGGATCGAGTTGTTTCACTGCACGAGCACATCCTCCGGCGACCACCGGCCTCCCTCTCCGTCCTCTAGCGACCGACCAACGCGCCGAGCGAAGATGTCGTGGCAGACGTACGTGGACGAGCACCTGATGTGCGAGATCGAGGGCCACCACCTCACGTCGGCGGCCATCGTCGGCCACGACGGCGCCACCTGGGCGCAGAGCACCGCATTCCCCGAGGTCACCGCCACTCAATCCCCACTAGTATTGCATTACGTTATTGTCTGCATGGTCGATCCGATACGATCCGATCCCGCTAGCTGACATCTGACATGCGAGGGGATATCGATTTTGTTGTGGTGGTCGTCCATCCAGTTCAAGGCCGAGGAGATGGCTGCCATCATGAAGGATTTCGACGAGCCGGGGCACCTCGCCCCGACCGGCCTGATACTGGGAGGCACCAAGTACATGGTCATCCAAGGCGAACCTGGAGCTGTCATCCGTGGCAAGAAGGTAGTAACCGCGCGTCAGCCGTCGTCGGCCGTCGTCGTCGTGGCTGCTCCGTCCTCTCCGACCCGTTCCTGTCCTAACAACAGTCGTTTTTTGTTTGTCTGTGTTGGTTCCCAGGGATCCGGGGGCATCACTGTGAAGAAAACAGGGCAGTCACTCATCATTGGCATCTACGACGAGCCCATGACTCCCGGGCAGTGCAACCTGGTGGTGGAAAGGCTGGGCGACTACCTGCTCGAACAGGGGATGTAATGACAACCCCTTCCCCTGGAATGCATGTTGATGATGTTGCTGGTTCCAACTTCGTTTTCAGTAATAATAACAACAAAGCGAAGACCCTCCTACCTACCCTATTTGCTTGAGCGGCTCTTGTCCGCGCCACAAGATACCAATTGTTGCGCTGGGAATATTCAGCTACGATGACCCGCTTTAGTTCAGTTTCTTTTTTTTTGGGGGTTGGTTCGATCATTTGGCTGTAGCGTGAATCGCTTGGACAACAGACTCCAATTACTAAGCAAATATTTTTCTTCTGCATATATTTGAAGAACCTTGTTCAGGCCCCCCTTTCGAAATGAAATGCGGGAAATTTTTTTCTTGTTTCCAATGTCTTTTTTATTATGTGAAAAAAGAACCGATTCATGTGAAATAATTCTTGTATGTTTTCTCTTCCTGCATTTCAAAGTAGGCCTGCCGCCTGCATGATATATCGTCCCCCGCAATACCAATAAACACCGGCCTAGATAGTTTTCAAAATCGGCTATGCCAATAAACGTTGACCTAGATAGTTTTCAAAATCGTCTATGCCAGGCTAAAGATTCTTGATTTTCAAAATTGCCTTCATTTGAAATGGCTGGACAAAACCAGCAAATACGCTCCCTACTTCTTTAGTGACTTTAAAAAAGTCATTGATGTACTATTTTTTTTAGTTATTAGAGATGCCGAGGGAGGATCTTTCCTCCTATAAAAAACAAGAACTGTCGTGAATGCCCTAAAATGGGTGGAAACAAGTTAAGAAATCTGATTGAAAAAAAAATCAAGGTTAAAATAGAAATAAACATTATATAAGTAGCTAGAACAACAAAAACTAAGCATTTGTAATGAACCCCATCCATTTTTTTTGGAGGGGAGTAGCATTTAACATTTTAAATATAGGTATTCAACATTTTAGATCCGTTATTTTACCATTTCCGAACAAAACGTTGTGAGTTAGGTtcttaggctgtctccagcagcgttctctaaatttTATCCTCTAAAAGAATATTCTATGTCCTTTACAGTGTACTCTAAAAGATTATGTCCTCTATATTATCTCGtcctccagcagcgtcctctaaattccaTCCTCTATAGAAATAATATTACTCATTCTTATTTTATACACAACTTTTCATTAACGAGACCATGTACGGCTCCAATCAGCGCTCTCCATTCGTCTTTCCTAGCGCAGAAGAGAGCAGGAGCCAGGCTATAGCGGACGCCCGTACAACCTCTAAGTTTAGAGTGTCTATCAACGTACGCTATTTTTACCGGACGTTTTGCCGTGTGCTGTTGGAGGGATAAAGGAGCTCGTTGTCCTCTAAATTTAAGGTACAGGACTATATACAGACCCTTGCTGGAGGTAGTCTTATATTGTTAAAATCTTGTTAAAAAATGTAGGAGCGTACGGTAACAATTACTAACGTGTGTGTTGTAACCGTATTCGCATTGAAGTTTATCGCGCGGGGGTATTTTGCCGCGTGATTCGTCCCACCAAaacccaacccaacccagccCTAAAGGCCCCACGATGTGCTCGAGGCTCTCTCTGCAGCAGCAGGATGGCGCCGCACGAAACTGACCATGCGCCGGCCGCGCACACACAGCTGCAGGGCACTTGTCGTGGTGCGGCCGGCCGGCGTCGCgcgtgcgcgcgcgcgcgccgcgtcTCCGGCCACGCGCGCCTGCGAACGGCACATGGCACGAGCTCGAGCTTCGCGAGAGCCGGGAGGTGTACGTAGCTAGTCTGGACCACCACCACCCGGCGCAGCCGGTGTGAGGTGACCACGCACAGCACAGccacttgtgtgtgtgtgtgtgtgtgcgggTGCGGCTAACGCACGCCGAGAAGTCCACTCTCCTCTCTCACGCGGCGGCGCGGAAACAGAATGGCTGCTGCCGTCTGCCAGCCGATGGAGAGGCCCACGGCCACACCTCACTCCGCCGCTACCAGATGTGGCTGGCTGCTCTTTCTGCTTCCTTTTTGAGTTTGGTCATGCATGGGCACGGGAAAGTGCGTGCGGCCCCCTAGCTCCAGTTGCGGCTACCATATACCACACCAGGCCTGCAACACCAGCATGGTCCGAGAAAGGATGCTTCATGCTTGCGAGGAGCCTATGAGCAGCAAGCAAGAACCGCCATGCTTAGATAAAATCTTGTCGTAGCGTAGCGTAGCGTTGAAAAGGGACCGCCTGAGCTGCGCGCATGGACCTTTCTCGATAATTGAAGGAACCGGGGCATATAGCTGAGCACGAACATACTGTACTGTATCTTTCAACGGCATGGCATGGGTCAGGGTTGCAGAAGCCAACAAGAACGCCGACAGTGGTCCCCCCACCGGCTTGCTGAAGCCTGAAGCCAGGCAACAAGAACCATCGCATCACATCACCCAACCCCCCGACACCACCAGCTACACGCAGCATCCATCCCATCGACATCGACATCGCGTCACCTCACCGCACTCGCCGCTCCCTCCGGCGGCCGGCTCGGCTCTCGCCTGGGCCGGACCCCGCTTAGGCCCCCCACGGCTCCGACCCCCAATCATCCATCCCACGCCGCCCACACGCAACGCGACGCCGCCGTTGCCTCTGAACCTGTGATGCGATGCGATGCGATGCGCCAGTGGCCCAGCTGCAGCACTCAGCAGCAGACCAGCAGTGCAGTAGTGCCGAGAAACAGGTAGCGCGGAAAAGCGCGGGATTGAAAGGAGAGGATACACACCCTACGCCTACGCTAAGAAGGGACGGCGCCAACTCGGGGCAGGCATCTCGCACTTCTCGCCGCTGGACTGGTACTGGTAGTAGTACAAAAGAAAGGCCAGGCAGGCggcacttcttctttctgccacaCAGATATATAGCTCATAGCTGCAGCGCTCCCTCCCTCGTTTGCTTTGCTTGCCTTCTTCAGCTGGCCTGGCTAGCTAGGCGAGGGCATTCCTCGCCAGTGTTCTCGTCAAGAGTTCTCCTCGGCTAGCTGGTTTGTCACTGCACCTGGTCAGAGGTGAGTTAATTCTTTGCTCCTGCATCCGCTGAACTCTGTTGTTGTTGTGCTGCTAAGTACTACGAACTAGAGAGAGGCTACCCTTGTTGTCGCCTTGGCTGGATCAATCATCGGTATGCTGAGAGATCACTCACGATTGGGCGTTTGAAGTGACTTTGTTGTTGTCATCGTTTAGCCTCGAATCCTGAACACCTGACCTACTTCAGCatcgactctctctctctctctcgtctcTCCCATGCATCCTCTAGTAGTCTAGTAGCCTAGTTTGACAGTTTTCTCCGTCCGAAGTTGAGTGTGAAAACTTTAGTTCCTCAGTCActactataggtgtacatttgggccgggcctgatgggccggcccgaagcacggaaaaaaaagcacggctcaggcacggcacggcccgaaataatttagtgccgggccagcacggcccgttatatcgggccgggtttgggccgaggtcatggcccatgggcgggcacgagcacggcccgtttaaggcaggcacgaaaaggcccatatagaggcacgaaaaggcccatatatttatcaaaacacacttcattccacactttcatatacttgataaaaaaacacaaagctagagataatgctagttagatgtttttttgtatctttgaattagagtgtgtgatgtaattttacttttgttatgaacattagacaataaactaaacttacgaactttgtatagagctgattatactcttttttcttctaacaaaatgatttataaacgaggtagtcattgcatagctgtggtaactttaatacaaatattaagtttaattttgttcaaatttatttgtcttatcttttatttgttttattatttttttgaatttagggctctaatgtgaatttcgggccaaaaactgaattttgggccaaaaactgaatttcgggccctaatgtgaatttcgggccaaaaattgaatttcgggcttttataatttcgggccgcccgaaataagcccgacacgtttaagcaattacgggccgggccgtgggccgagggcgaggcccatgggccggcccggcacggcccgaaattcaaacaggccgggccggcccgaaattcaaacaatacgggccttttcgggcttgggccgggccgggccgggcggcccgaatgtacacctatagtcaCTACCCAGTAGTAGAGCTTGTATTCCTACCAGCTATTCTTCCAACGTTTCCATATATGCCGTAGGGCTTTCAGTGACGTTGAAGCCTTGCCGAACTAGACTCGGCTAAACCCTTTGCTTTCTCCTGCCTCTCCTAGAAGACCAATTAAGTCCCATGGAGGACAGCTCCGGAGAGAGGGGTCCTCCTTCCACCCCGCAGCTGCTAAACCTCATCCGAGACGAGAGAGAATGGACGGTGACCAGAGAGGTAGTGGAAGACGGAGGAGCGGGGTCGACATCAGCAACAGCAACGGCCGCAAGCCCAGACCACCCCGAGGAGGACGACTACTCCAAGCTTGAGCTGAGGCTCTGCCTCCCCGGAGCCCAAGACGACGAGagaacgccgccgccgccgggagaGAAGGGGACCTGCACGGCGCTCTCCCTCGGCTCTGGTTGCTTCCCGTCGCATCCGAAGCTCGCCGCCAGCGCTGGTGCTAGTGCTACTGCTGCCACCTGGGCAAAGAGAGGGTTCTTGGCAACCGTTGGTGCCAAAGCACAAGGTATGTAAGTGCAAAGGGAATTGGAATATGCACCTGCAGCCCATTAGTGAGTTCACCGAGCTGCAGGAATCCCGTTTATTAGTTTCTGACATTTTGTTTTTGTCTGGTTTTATTTGTAAGGTTATTGTAGGCAGGAGGAGGACAGCGAAGGGTGTGGGAACGAGCTAACATTGGGAGGTGAAAACATGGCAGGTGAGACGAAGAAAGGGTGCTGCTGTCCCCCATCGTCGTCGCATGACTCGGATGCCGGGCCTGCTGTGCACAGGTGAGGACAGGCTTGTTTTACTTGCTTTCCCGTCCTTTTGTGCTCACTGCTCCCGGCTGTGCAGTGGAAGCTATATGCTCGTTTGTTTTTTCTTGTCATCGCATACGCGCGCGTGATCTGGGGAAAGGATTACATAGTCTGATGTTCCAGTCCACTTCATCTTGTTTGACTTTTTTTATCCTCAGTCTGTGAATCAAATCGGATAAGCAAGCGAGTTTAGACAAGAAAATAGTTATGAAGCTTCCAGTTTCAAGCAGTAATCTTGGTCATGAAAATCCACTAGTCTGCTATAACAGCAAATTGCCTAGCTATCAATCAATCACTGTGGCTATTTTCTATGACACAGATTAGTATTGTCCTGAACTTTCTTTCTTAGCTGTGAGTAGTATACATTAACTGTAGGAGCTGGGGAGTCTGTTCATCTGCTTTCTGCTGTAACATTTTCAGTTTAACGCCTCATCATTTGAGATGATATTTCTAGTTCGTTAACACAACAGTGATTAGATTTCCTTACACAAACtccttttttttttaaaaaaaaaggacTGCAAACTCACTCAACTTCAACGCAGAGGTGATGTTCTTCCGGTGGTTGGTTGGCCTCCGGTACGGTCCTTCAGGAGAAACCTGGCAAATGCCAGCTCGTCTAAGCAATCCCTCGAGCAGCAACAACAAAACGATGATGAAGCCTCCTGTGACAAGGCGAAGCAGACCTGCAAGAGAAGCCCGCTCATCAAAATAAACATGGACGGCATCCCCATTGGGAGGAAAATAAACCTCTCAGCGTACGACAGCTACCAGAAGCTTTCGTCTGCCGTCCAAGATTTGTTCTGTGGCTTCCTTGATGGTACAGGCCGTCGTGAATATAGAAGCACCTCACCATTTTTATATGATCAAATATACTTTGTGCGTACGTATAAGTATAACACGCGCGCTACCTgtagattttttttcttctaaAGATTGTGGATTTGGTTGTTTAGCAGCCCAGAAGGATGAATCTAGAGGGCGAGGAGCAGAAGAGAAAATGTTCTCAGGGTTGTTGGATGGAACTGGTGAGTACACTTTAGTTTGTGAAGACAGTGAAGGAGGCAGGACACTAGTTGGGCACCTACCATGGAAGTAAGTCATCCCTGCTCCTTTCTCCGTGTATATGAATATGAGACTTCAACACCTAAGTTAGTATATTTGATAGGCATCGCCTCTGGCTACAATATTTTTTTCATGATTATGGGGCGTTCTTAACAACTGAAATTACTTTCTAATTCTACCAAAATTTGAGAAGACCAACTAAAAAACAGGACGGTTGTCCTATTCTTTAATTCTGCAGTGTATTTGTTTCTACCGCTAAGAGGCTGAGGGTCATGGAAAGCTCTGAACTTCCTCATGGACTGGTAAGTACAGTGCAGATTCAAGTTGTCTTTAGCTTCACGTTATGGAAAATCAAAACTTTATCTCTGCTGAGTTTATATAAAATTTATTTATGTTGTCTGCGTCAATTTGGACGTCAACCAGAACATTTTTATCATCAAAGTTGATCATATTTATTGTAAAGAGCTCTATGTCCACCTTCATTTCTTGAAATTTTAATTGGCCCTCGTTAATGTCCAATTGGATCTATCATCGAAGCACGTTACAATCATTAGTAGCGTGAAATAATGAATTGTGCCACTTGCAGGAAGCACGACGCTTAAGTTCGTCGACGGATGGAATAGTATAATTTTTTAATGTTGCCGCtcttgagtaattcatcaaatattttatcatatttgccaacattaaatgtaatttTAACCTTCTCTTGTCGTTTATTTTGAAACGGCCGTAAGGAGAAACAAACtggagatttggcctgctttggctaaACCATCTCAGCAGGGTACACTTCCTTTGATTCGTCGTCCGAGCTAGTCTGATCACATTCTACCACATGAACATTGTGACGAACCACTTTAGCAGTATCTTGCTCCCAAAGCCCTCTGGTGTAACTGAGATAGCGTGAAAAATTAAATGCtttctaatttttcttttaaataGTAACACATTCCATTAAATGCTAATGCTGCTAGCTGCTAGGTGGATTTAGAAACATCGTTCCGCGatttgccctaggagtagattgttGATCGATTGTTGGTGATTGCAATTGGTTGTACCCCTAATATATAGGGGTGTCTGGACCTATTCTTAGACGTCTCCAAATAGCAACCGTATGTTTAGAGGGATAAACTAATGCGAAAAAGAATTAGTTGTGCATGATTCAATCTAACCCTAAACCCTGAAACGACCCGGCATGCCAATGACACAAATGGTGCTTAACATATGTTATATTGACATAAACCCCTGTTTTGGCTTTCACTTCCTCCGTTCTAAGTTTCCACTCACGTCTCTCTTTTTAACCTGTTATTTGACAGATTAAAACTGCCTCCGAGAGGGCTGATGACTGATATGAGGCCAAGTCGCGCCCAGCCTTCGAATCATGCAATTGCAAGCTATGTCAATCATTGGCTTCTTCGGATGGCCCTTTTTGGCTTGTAGAGAGAAATCTAATAAGATAATGTTAGCATATCGCAGATGCCCTGAATGCACTGTGCACCTTCTGTAATTTTCCTCGCTCTGTTTCAGATGTGGTGCTGATCAGTGCTATTCCACATGGTCTAGTATGTCTACGTTTACTAAAGGTAAAGAATGTGCTTTTAGTGTGATGTGTGGTGGTTTTCAGCTAACTACACTGAGACACAAAATGCATACGTAAAAACATTAGGAATCGGACAGCAGACCAAAAAAAAAAACTACTACCATTTCTTTTTGTGCAACAGATGTAAATGTTCACTGCCATGCTTCCAGCCTTGGAATTGGGGGCACGGGAAAGGTCCCTGTCACTGGACCACCCCTGAACACCGAACGGCGGAAAAAGGAGGGAGAGACGGGGTGGATTACGAAAGAATCTTTAGCGGCTTTTTGTTGTGTCCTCTTCCCGAACATCTGTATCCCCCCGTGTTGTGTGCTAATATGTCGCTAGTGCGTATTATTGTAGTTGCTATACTGAAAGCTATATTGCCTTTGCGAGAACATTGCACTGGAGCAGGTGAAAGCGACATGAGTACTTACAAAAAAAATTAAGCATGCCAAATTGCCAATTGCCCAACCCAAGACTATTCCATATAACAACTACTTGGATAAATATACTTTTAGTATCAGTATCAGTTTGCTCCTGTCTCTATGTCTTGGTACTGGACTCGTAAAAACAGCTTGTTAGACATACATATTGTCGGCGTCGAGAAAAGGTCGTACCTCGATAACCCCAAAGACATATTTAAGGATCATGGTATAGAAGACTATCATAGGACCCATTATACTAGGATCACCGCTCGAGAACCCTATGCCTTGGACACCTCCCTGGTCTAAATCAGAGAAGAAGCTTGATACTGTTAGAATTGTACCCCTGTATttgtaatgggccaggcccaactCAGTTATTAATATACAAGCCCACCCTAgtgtagggttagggtttcagttATTCCAATATGGTATAGAGCCAGATTTTTTTTCTTCTCCCTTCTCCCAGCCGCTGGCACAGGCGCCGCCTCCCCCTGCACCAGCGCCGGCCGCTCCCCTGCTCCTTCTCCTCCCCTGGTCGCGCCACCCTCTGCCCCTGCTGGTCGCGCCGCCGCCAGGGCCCCAACGCCGCCACTGCTCCTGCTGGTCGCGCCGCCGCCAGGGCCCCAGCGCCGCCACCAGAGCTCCTGCGCGCGCCGCCGCTCCACCGCCGCCGGCCCCTGCGCCGCCGTCCGTGCTCCACTGAGCCGCGCCGCCAGCactcctctgcgcgcgccgccGACACCCCTCTGCCCGCGCGCCGCCGCTCCTCCTCCGTCCCATCTCTCGCCAGCACGGACGCGACGGTCCCCAACAGCGGCCACATCCGCTGCTGCTTCTGCTACAAGGGCCGCGGCTTCGACTGCTCCACCGCTCGCGCCCTCGACGGCCATGGACCACCTCCACACCGTCGCCCTGCAGACCGTCGGCGCCGGCACGCCCGACGCGGCCGCCCACGCCAGAGCAGCCATCAGTCTGGCCCCTGCTGGCGCTGCCGCGGGTCTAGTCCCTGCTGGCGCTGCCGCAGGTCTACCCACTGCTGGCGCAGCAACCACCGGCGTCGACGCGCGCCTGGCTGCCAGCCCCTACATGCCTAGCGCCACTGCTGCGGCCAGCGCACGCACTGCTGACCTCGCCCCCTTCGGGTTCGGCCTACCGGGCTACCCGGCGTCTACTGGCGCCCTTACCGGTCTTCTATCGCCGACCCGCCTCCCCAGGCAGCCACCCCCTGGGTTCTCCACCACTCGTCCGCTCGTCGCCGATGCCACCTGGGCTTCCCCGACGCTCTCCACCGACTCCACCATGTCATCGCCCATCGCGGCTCTCCAGGCTGCCCTGGCCGCCTCTCAGGAGCGCGAGCGCGCCGCGTCCCGCGCCCTGGAACAGGAGCGTGCCCTGGCCGCCACCCTGACCGCCCAGATGGCCACTGCGCAGCGTCTCGTCATCGGACCTCCTCCGGTCGCCCAGGAGACACCCCCGCCCACCCCAGAGGCTCCCCACGCCTCTGGCCTCGATGCTAACCACATCGCCGCTCTCCACGCCCAGGCGGCCGGACTTCAGAACATCAGGTCCCTCGTGTCCGTTGTTCTGGACCCGGCGTCCTCCCACTACCCTCGCTGGAGGGGGCAAGTCCTCCTCACCTTGCGGCGCTACGCCCTCGACGACCACGTCCTCGACGACGTCGCCACCCCGCCGTCCCCAGCCTGGTCCCTGATGGACTCCGTGGTCCTCTCCTGGCTCcacggaaccatcaccgtcgagctccaggacatcatccgcgaccaggcggACACGGGCCGTCAGGCGTGGCTCGCCCTCGAAGAACAGTTCCTCGGGAACCGGGACGCTCGCGCTCTgcacctcgacgcccagttccacctgttctctcagggggacctctccgtggacgagtactgccgccagatgaagggcatggcggactctctccgcgatctcggcgagcctGTCGCCGACCGGACCTTGGTGTTGAACCTTttgcgtggcctcagcccccgctatggtcacctgaaggctctcatcaagaggaccgTTCCCTTTCCCACATTCCATGCCGTCaggaacgagcttctcctcgaggagctcaccatggcatCTGAGGCCGCTGCTCCGGCTCCGGCACTGTACAGCGCTCCTCCCGGTGGTCAGGCTCCTTCCGGGGGCCTGGTCCCTCGTCCTCCGTCGACCGGGGCCCCTACCCGCCCCACACCCGCCGTCCCTGTGGCCCCTCGTCAGACGTCCGCCGCCGATGGTGGTCGTCGTtcccgcaagggcggccgtgggggtggcggctcctctcgtggtggtcccctcggtcggggtgccggccaggcgtGGCCGTCACTCTAtaacccctggaccgggaccatcgccatgtggccgggccaggcCCCACGTGCCTCCCGTCCCCCGGCGCCGGCTCTCCTGACTGCGCCACCCTACGGCGTGCCTCCCACGCCTCCCTACGGCGTGCCTCCCACGCCTCCCTACGGCGTGCCTGCATTGCCCCCGGGGACCCCCATGACGACTTGGTCCCCGCTGTCTGGAGGCTGGGACAACGCCTCCCTCGCCA from Zea mays cultivar B73 chromosome 6, Zm-B73-REFERENCE-NAM-5.0, whole genome shotgun sequence harbors:
- the LOC100272504 gene encoding Auxin-responsive protein IAA18 translates to MEDSSGERGPPSTPQLLNLIRDEREWTVTREVVEDGGAGSTSATATAASPDHPEEDDYSKLELRLCLPGAQDDERTPPPPGEKGTCTALSLGSGCFPSHPKLAASAGASATAATWAKRGFLATVGAKAQGYCRQEEDSEGCGNELTLGGENMAGETKKGCCCPPSSSHDSDAGPAVHRGDVLPVVGWPPVRSFRRNLANASSSKQSLEQQQQNDDEASCDKAKQTCKRSPLIKINMDGIPIGRKINLSAYDSYQKLSSAVQDLFCGFLDAQKDESRGRGAEEKMFSGLLDGTGEYTLVCEDSEGGRTLVGHLPWNVFVSTAKRLRVMESSELPHGLIKTASERADD
- the LOC100272504 gene encoding auxin-responsive protein IAA18 isoform X5, whose protein sequence is MEDSSGERGPPSTPQLLNLIRDEREWTVTREVVEDGGAGSTSATATAASPDHPEEDDYSKLELRLCLPGAQDDERTPPPPGEKGTCTALSLGSGCFPSHPKLAASAGASATAATWAKRGFLATVGAKAQGYCRQEEDSEGCGNELTLGGENMAGETKKGCCCPPSSSHDSDAGPAVHRGDVLPVVGWPPVRSFRRNLANASSSKQSLEQQQQNDDEASCDKAKQTCKRSPLIKINMDGIPIGRKINLSAYDSYQKLSSAVQDLFCGFLDAAQKDESRGRGAEEKMFSGLLDGTGEYTLVCEDSEGGRTLVGHLPWNVFVSTAKRLRVMESSELPHGLIKTASERADD
- the LOC100272504 gene encoding auxin-responsive protein IAA18 isoform X1; protein product: MEDSSGERGPPSTPQLLNLIRDEREWTVTREVVEDGGAGSTSATATAASPDHPEEDDYSKLELRLCLPGAQDDERTPPPPGEKGTCTALSLGSGCFPSHPKLAASAGASATAATWAKRGFLATVGAKAQGYCRQEEDSEGCGNELTLGGENMAGETKKGCCCPPSSSHDSDAGPAVHRGDVLPVVGWPPVRSFRRNLANASSSKQSLEQQQQNDDEASCDKAKQTCKRSPLIKINMDGIPIGRKINLSAYDSYQKLSSAVQDLFCGFLDGTGRREYRSTSPFLYDQIYFVPAQKDESRGRGAEEKMFSGLLDGTGEYTLVCEDSEGGRTLVGHLPWNVFVSTAKRLRVMESSELPHGLEARRLSSSTDGIV
- the LOC542409 gene encoding profilin-1, whose protein sequence is MSWQTYVDEHLMCEIEGHHLTSAAIVGHDGATWAQSTAFPEFKAEEMAAIMKDFDEPGHLAPTGLILGGTKYMVIQGEPGAVIRGKKGSGGITVKKTGQSLIIGIYDEPMTPGQCNLVVERLGDYLLEQGM
- the LOC100272504 gene encoding auxin-responsive protein IAA18 isoform X2, which gives rise to MEDSSGERGPPSTPQLLNLIRDEREWTVTREVVEDGGAGSTSATATAASPDHPEEDDYSKLELRLCLPGAQDDERTPPPPGEKGTCTALSLGSGCFPSHPKLAASAGASATAATWAKRGFLATVGAKAQGYCRQEEDSEGCGNELTLGGENMAGETKKGCCCPPSSSHDSDAGPAVHRGDVLPVVGWPPVRSFRRNLANASSSKQSLEQQQQNDDEASCDKAKQTCKRSPLIKINMDGIPIGRKINLSAYDSYQKLSSAVQDLFCGFLDGTGRREYRSTSPFLYDQIYFVPAQKDESRGRGAEEKMFSGLLDGTGEYTLVCEDSEGGRTLVGHLPWNVFVSTAKRLRVMESSELPHGLIKTASERADD
- the LOC100272504 gene encoding auxin-responsive protein IAA18 isoform X3; the encoded protein is MEDSSGERGPPSTPQLLNLIRDEREWTVTREVVEDGGAGSTSATATAASPDHPEEDDYSKLELRLCLPGAQDDERTPPPPGEKGTCTALSLGSGCFPSHPKLAASAGASATAATWAKRGFLATVGAKAQGYCRQEEDSEGCGNELTLGGENMAGETKKGCCCPPSSSHDSDAGPAVHRGDVLPVVGWPPVRSFRRNLANASSSKQSLEQQQQNDDEASCDKAKQTCKRSPLIKINMDGIPIGRKINLSAYDSYQKLSSAVQDLFCGFLDAAQKDESRGRGAEEKMFSGLLDGTGEYTLVCEDSEGGRTLVGHLPWNVFVSTAKRLRVMESSELPHGLEARRLSSSTDGIV
- the LOC100272504 gene encoding auxin-responsive protein IAA18 isoform X4, encoding MEDSSGERGPPSTPQLLNLIRDEREWTVTREVVEDGGAGSTSATATAASPDHPEEDDYSKLELRLCLPGAQDDERTPPPPGEKGTCTALSLGSGCFPSHPKLAASAGASATAATWAKRGFLATVGAKAQGYCRQEEDSEGCGNELTLGGENMAGETKKGCCCPPSSSHDSDAGPAVHRGDVLPVVGWPPVRSFRRNLANASSSKQSLEQQQQNDDEASCDKAKQTCKRSPLIKINMDGIPIGRKINLSAYDSYQKLSSAVQDLFCGFLDAQKDESRGRGAEEKMFSGLLDGTGEYTLVCEDSEGGRTLVGHLPWNVFVSTAKRLRVMESSELPHGLEARRLSSSTDGIV